One part of the Carboxydocella sporoproducens DSM 16521 genome encodes these proteins:
- the alaS gene encoding alanine--tRNA ligase, producing MLTGNQIREKFLSYFERQGHARIASSSLVPHNDPTLLFTNAGMNQFKDVFLGLEQRPYRRATTAQKCVRAGGKHNDLDTVGRTARHHTFFEMLGNFSFGDYFKRDAIRFAWEFLTEELGLPKERLYATIYLDDEEAFQLWQEIAGLPPEKIIRLGEKDNFWAMGDTGPCGPCSEILIDRGEEFRCDAPECFIGKCDCDRWLEIWNLVFMQYNRDADGTMTPLPRPSIDTGMGLERITSVIQNVSSNYETDLLLPYIKAVEEICGQPYQRDERGFPFRVIADHARSCTFLVGDGVLPSNEGRGYVLRRILRRAVRFGKILGINRPFLYELVAVVAREMGDAYPEVREKADYIARVIKLEEERFHVTLNEGMALVEQMIAEIKAAGGQEISGQQAFLLYDTYGFPLDLTEDAAAEHGLTVDKESFARAMAEQRERARAARGEGAYLTRVQELWAELGNKMGATPFLGYQHLEATANVVALIVEEQQVETVASGQEVQIVLNETPFYAESGGQVGDRGWITAPDLKVRVTDTRKSVNGLIVHIGEVEEGVIREGMLVEARVDRESRLATARNHSATHLLHKALKQVLGDHVNQAGSLVAPDRLRFDFNHLQAVTAGELRRIEDEVNAQILAALPINTEECSLAEARERGATALFGEKYGDVVRMVAMGDYSLELCGGTHLTNTAQIGLFKIVSESGIGAGLRRIEAVTGTGVLALVRQQEEELEQLAAVLKTQPAELVRRAEQVQAQIKELEKEVEQLKQQLAVREVADLLNQVSKVRDVKVLAARVAVPDAESLRNLGDLLKDKLGSGVVVLAATNQERVNFVAMVTRDLLGRGLHAGNIIREVARAAGGGGGGRPDMAQAGGKDPARTDAALQLVYSLVEQQLSQQLV from the coding sequence ATGCTGACAGGAAACCAGATTCGGGAAAAATTTCTGTCCTATTTTGAGCGGCAGGGCCATGCCCGCATTGCCAGCTCGTCGCTGGTGCCGCACAATGACCCCACCTTGCTTTTTACCAATGCCGGGATGAACCAGTTTAAAGATGTCTTCTTAGGGCTGGAGCAGCGACCCTATCGGCGGGCTACTACCGCTCAGAAGTGCGTGCGGGCCGGGGGCAAGCACAATGACCTGGATACGGTAGGGCGCACAGCCCGCCATCATACCTTCTTTGAGATGCTGGGCAACTTCTCCTTCGGGGACTACTTCAAGCGGGATGCCATCCGCTTTGCCTGGGAGTTTCTCACCGAGGAGCTGGGTTTACCCAAAGAGCGCCTCTATGCTACCATCTATCTGGATGATGAGGAAGCCTTCCAGCTCTGGCAGGAAATCGCCGGTTTGCCGCCGGAAAAAATCATCCGACTGGGGGAAAAGGACAATTTCTGGGCCATGGGGGACACCGGGCCCTGCGGTCCCTGTTCAGAAATCCTGATTGACCGCGGGGAAGAGTTTCGCTGTGATGCCCCGGAATGCTTTATCGGAAAATGTGATTGTGACCGCTGGCTGGAAATCTGGAACCTGGTCTTTATGCAATACAACCGGGATGCTGATGGCACTATGACTCCTCTGCCCAGGCCTTCTATTGACACCGGGATGGGCCTGGAACGGATCACCTCTGTTATTCAGAATGTCAGCTCCAACTACGAAACCGACCTGTTGCTGCCCTATATCAAGGCAGTAGAAGAAATATGTGGACAACCCTACCAGCGGGATGAACGGGGTTTCCCCTTCCGGGTTATCGCTGACCATGCCCGTTCCTGTACCTTCCTGGTGGGGGATGGGGTATTGCCTTCCAATGAAGGGCGGGGCTATGTGCTGCGCCGCATTTTGCGCCGGGCGGTACGTTTCGGCAAGATCCTGGGGATTAACCGTCCTTTCCTGTATGAACTGGTGGCAGTAGTGGCCCGGGAGATGGGGGATGCCTATCCGGAAGTGCGGGAAAAGGCCGATTATATCGCCCGGGTGATCAAACTGGAAGAAGAACGTTTCCATGTCACACTGAATGAAGGCATGGCCCTGGTGGAGCAAATGATTGCCGAAATCAAGGCCGCCGGGGGCCAGGAGATTTCCGGTCAACAGGCTTTCCTGCTCTACGATACTTACGGGTTCCCCCTGGATTTGACCGAGGATGCTGCTGCCGAACATGGACTGACGGTGGATAAGGAAAGCTTTGCCCGGGCCATGGCAGAACAGCGGGAACGGGCCCGCGCTGCCCGGGGAGAGGGGGCTTATTTGACCAGAGTGCAGGAACTCTGGGCTGAACTGGGCAATAAAATGGGGGCTACTCCTTTTCTGGGTTATCAGCATTTAGAGGCTACCGCCAATGTGGTGGCTCTCATCGTCGAGGAACAGCAGGTAGAGACCGTTGCATCCGGTCAGGAAGTGCAGATCGTGCTCAATGAAACCCCCTTTTATGCTGAAAGCGGCGGTCAGGTAGGGGACAGGGGCTGGATCACAGCTCCTGACCTGAAGGTGCGCGTCACTGACACCAGGAAGTCTGTCAATGGCCTGATTGTCCACATCGGGGAAGTGGAAGAGGGGGTTATTCGGGAAGGTATGCTGGTAGAGGCCAGGGTGGACCGGGAGAGCCGGCTGGCTACTGCCCGCAACCACAGTGCTACCCACCTGTTGCATAAGGCTCTGAAGCAGGTGCTGGGAGACCATGTCAATCAGGCCGGGTCTCTGGTAGCTCCTGACCGTTTGCGCTTTGACTTCAACCATCTGCAGGCTGTGACTGCCGGGGAACTGCGGCGCATTGAAGATGAGGTAAATGCTCAGATCCTGGCGGCTCTGCCCATAAATACAGAAGAATGTTCCCTGGCTGAGGCCAGAGAGCGGGGGGCTACTGCGCTCTTCGGGGAAAAATACGGCGATGTGGTTCGCATGGTAGCAATGGGGGACTACTCCCTGGAATTGTGCGGGGGCACTCACCTGACCAATACCGCCCAGATCGGGCTCTTTAAAATCGTCTCCGAAAGCGGGATTGGTGCCGGTTTGCGCCGGATTGAGGCGGTAACCGGTACCGGGGTACTGGCTCTGGTCCGTCAGCAGGAAGAAGAGCTGGAACAGTTAGCAGCAGTGCTGAAAACCCAGCCTGCTGAACTGGTACGCCGGGCCGAACAGGTTCAGGCTCAGATCAAGGAACTGGAGAAGGAGGTCGAGCAGCTGAAACAGCAGCTGGCCGTACGGGAAGTGGCTGACTTGCTGAATCAGGTCAGCAAGGTCCGGGATGTCAAGGTACTGGCAGCCCGGGTGGCAGTACCTGATGCCGAGTCCCTGCGCAATCTGGGAGATTTACTCAAGGATAAGCTGGGCAGCGGTGTGGTCGTACTGGCAGCAACCAACCAGGAACGGGTCAATTTTGTCGCCATGGTAACCAGAGACCTGCTGGGCCGGGGCCTGCATGCCGGCAATATCATCCGGGAAGTGGCCAGAGCCGCCGGTGGCGGGGGCGGGGGACGGCCGGATATGGCCCAGGCCGGGGGCAAGGATCCCGCCAGAACCGATGCTGCCTTACAGCTGGTATACAGTCTGGTGGAACAACAGCTGAGCCAGCAGCTGGTTTAA
- a CDS encoding HPr family phosphocarrier protein, with protein MYAREVELQNASGLHVRPAQLLIETAGRFTSRITVKTASGHQADARSILGVMALGLSKGDKITIEAEGDDEQAAVEALVQLIESKFGEE; from the coding sequence ATGTATGCACGCGAAGTGGAACTTCAAAACGCCTCCGGTCTCCATGTCAGACCGGCCCAGTTGTTGATTGAAACAGCCGGTCGCTTTACCTCCCGGATTACTGTTAAAACCGCCAGTGGTCATCAGGCTGATGCCAGGAGCATTCTCGGGGTGATGGCTCTGGGCCTGAGCAAAGGGGATAAAATTACCATAGAAGCTGAAGGTGATGATGAACAGGCGGCAGTAGAAGCCCTGGTTCAATTAATAGAAAGCAAGTTTGGTGAGGAATAA
- a CDS encoding PTS sugar transporter subunit IIA, which produces MNLSNMLNENTTLLDLTVNSKEECMEKMAAALAAAGFVSDLDQYLHAVKRREETGTTGIGFGVAIPHGKSAAVQAPGLAFARLAQPVDWQAMDGQPVTSVFMIAVPEQQVGNEHLQILIAISRKLMHEDFRQKLHTVASAEELVNLLQNL; this is translated from the coding sequence ATGAATCTGAGCAATATGCTGAATGAAAACACGACTTTGTTGGACCTGACAGTTAACAGCAAGGAAGAATGCATGGAAAAAATGGCAGCGGCTCTTGCTGCAGCCGGATTTGTTTCAGACCTTGACCAGTATCTGCATGCTGTAAAAAGACGGGAAGAAACCGGTACTACCGGGATTGGATTCGGAGTGGCTATCCCCCATGGAAAATCGGCAGCAGTTCAAGCTCCCGGACTGGCTTTTGCCCGCCTGGCTCAGCCGGTAGACTGGCAGGCTATGGATGGACAACCCGTAACTTCTGTGTTTATGATAGCTGTACCGGAACAACAGGTAGGAAATGAGCATTTGCAAATATTGATCGCCATTTCCCGCAAACTGATGCATGAAGATTTCCGGCAAAAATTGCACACCGTAGCTTCTGCTGAAGAACTGGTCAACCTGCTACAAAATCTGTAG
- the ptsP gene encoding phosphoenolpyruvate--protein phosphotransferase — protein sequence MAEKRIYGLGVSAGIGLGPAFLYRPHLSQQQPQLTEVQDIAGELARLQAAKEQCEADLHKLVDYTRETLGEEKSTIIKGQISFLLDPGFYPEMIKRVETRSYPAERAVQEVTEEFARIFEQMPNEYLRERAADIRDVGRRLLTLLQGGQQLSLAELDREVIIVADDLTPSDTVQLNRNLVKGIVTRVGGKTSHTAILARSLGIPAILGVGAEIESINHSDNLLIDGQAGLCIINPEQATLTEYQEKAAAEQLRLQELQAFAHRPACTVDGKCFEIVANIGTPEEAELALEQGAEGIGLYRTEFLFMHREQMPDEEEQFQAYRRVAEIMGERPVIIRTLDIGGDKELPYLELEKEMNPFLGYRAIRIGLNQPQLLKTQLRAILRASVYGNIKIMFPMISSLEEWREARRIYQEAEADLKQEGKEFKAGLELGIMVEVPSAAVLAARFAKEVDFFSIGTNDLVQYTIAVDRMNEKVAYLYDYFHPAVLGLIKLVIDAAHREGKWVGMCGSMAGDPLAAPLLVGLGLDEWSMSAGSIKEIKRIIAGLDARACAELAERALQLNTTAEVRELLQTFHH from the coding sequence ATGGCAGAAAAACGCATTTATGGGCTGGGGGTTTCAGCCGGTATCGGCCTGGGTCCGGCGTTTCTTTACCGGCCGCACCTCAGTCAGCAACAGCCTCAGCTGACTGAGGTGCAGGATATTGCCGGGGAATTGGCGCGACTGCAGGCAGCGAAAGAGCAGTGTGAAGCTGATTTGCACAAATTGGTGGACTATACCCGGGAAACACTGGGGGAAGAAAAATCCACCATTATTAAAGGCCAGATTAGCTTTTTACTCGACCCTGGTTTTTATCCGGAAATGATAAAACGGGTGGAGACCCGTTCTTATCCGGCCGAAAGAGCTGTTCAGGAAGTAACTGAAGAGTTTGCCCGCATCTTCGAACAGATGCCCAACGAATACCTGCGGGAAAGGGCGGCGGATATCCGGGATGTGGGGCGGAGGCTGTTAACTCTCTTGCAGGGAGGGCAGCAGCTGAGCTTAGCTGAGCTTGACCGGGAAGTGATTATAGTCGCTGACGACCTGACTCCTTCTGATACTGTTCAGCTAAACCGGAACCTGGTCAAGGGGATTGTCACCAGAGTGGGGGGCAAGACTTCCCATACCGCCATTCTGGCCCGTTCCCTGGGGATACCGGCTATTCTGGGAGTTGGAGCCGAAATTGAAAGCATCAATCACAGCGATAACCTTTTGATTGATGGACAGGCAGGTTTGTGTATAATCAATCCTGAACAGGCTACACTGACAGAATATCAGGAGAAGGCAGCAGCAGAGCAGTTACGTTTGCAGGAACTGCAGGCTTTTGCCCACAGGCCTGCCTGTACAGTAGATGGCAAATGCTTTGAGATTGTGGCCAATATCGGCACTCCGGAAGAGGCAGAACTGGCTCTGGAACAGGGAGCAGAAGGAATTGGCCTTTACCGTACTGAATTTCTCTTTATGCACCGGGAACAAATGCCTGATGAAGAAGAGCAGTTCCAGGCTTATCGCCGGGTAGCTGAAATCATGGGCGAACGCCCGGTAATTATCCGGACTCTGGATATTGGCGGGGACAAGGAATTACCCTACCTGGAGCTGGAAAAAGAAATGAACCCCTTCCTTGGTTACCGGGCAATCCGCATTGGCTTGAATCAGCCCCAGCTCCTTAAAACGCAGTTGCGGGCCATTTTAAGGGCCAGTGTTTATGGCAATATCAAGATTATGTTCCCCATGATCTCCAGTCTGGAGGAATGGCGGGAGGCCAGACGGATTTATCAGGAAGCCGAAGCTGATTTGAAACAGGAAGGGAAAGAATTCAAAGCTGGCCTGGAGCTGGGCATTATGGTGGAAGTACCTTCTGCCGCTGTGCTGGCTGCCAGGTTTGCAAAAGAAGTGGATTTCTTCAGCATCGGGACCAATGATCTGGTGCAATACACCATTGCCGTTGACCGGATGAATGAAAAAGTCGCCTATCTCTATGACTATTTCCATCCGGCTGTGCTGGGCTTGATTAAACTGGTAATTGATGCTGCCCATCGGGAAGGCAAGTGGGTAGGAATGTGCGGCAGTATGGCGGGAGACCCCCTGGCGGCACCGTTGCTGGTCGGGCTGGGGCTGGATGAGTGGAGTATGTCAGCTGGCAGTATCAAAGAGATTAAGCGGATTATTGCCGGACTGGATGCCAGGGCATGTGCTGAACTGGCGGAGCGGGCCCTGCAACTCAATACCACAGCTGAAGTGAGAGAATTACTGCAAACCTTCCATCACTAA